ACATCGACGCGACGACCGATGTGAGAACGCCCCTCCTCGACGACGATCATCGTTCCATCGTCGAGATAGCCCACGCCCTGAAGCGGCTCTTTGCCCTCCCTGATGAGATCGACGATGACCGTTTCTCCGGGCAGAAGCATCGGCTTGAGGGCATTGGAGAGATCGTTGACGTTGAGAACGTCGACGCCGTCGATCTGGGCCAATTTGTTGAGGTTGTAATCCGTCGTCATGACTTTGCCGCCGATCTGGCGAGCCAGAGCGATGAGCCCCTCGTCGACGGATTCCACCTGGAGCTGCCTGAGGGGAATCTCGACGATCTCCACCTGGACGTTCTCGATCTTCTGAAGGCTGTTGACGACGTCGAGGCCTCTCCGTCCCCGGCTCCGCCGGACGGAATCGGAGGAATCGGCGACAGACTGAAGCTCGAGAAGGACGAAACGGGGCAGGACGAGCGATCCCTCCAGAAACCCCGTCTGGGCTACGTCGAGGATGCGGCCGTCGATGAGCACGCTCGTATCGAGGATCTTGAGATTACATCGTCCGCCGCCGACGACCTCCTCTCCCCTGCCCACCTGTACCTGTCTCGGCCCGCGCAGCCGGATCCGCTCCTTGAGACCGCCGATGGTGCTCCACATGCCTTGGATCTCTTCCCGCCTCTTAAGAAAAAGCCTTATGCCGATATAGCCCAAGACCACGTTGAGCAGGACGGCAATGTAGCTTCCGATGGCAGGAAGATCGGCAAAGGGAAGGGCCACCAGATTGGCCACGAGCAATCCCACGATCAGGCCCAGGATGGCCACGGAGAGATCTTGCCAGCTCAGGAATTGAAGGTGGTGCTCGAAGAGGAGACCTATAAAGCCGAGGCTCTTTATGAAATAGGGAGTCAACAGGTAGCCCATGCCCCCCAACACCAGGACGCAAAGGCCGTTCAGAACCAGGACATGCAGCATCGACGTCCAGGGAAGCCACCCCTCGGAAACGACCCAGCGCGCGACCTGATAGCCGGCGATTCCACCCAGCAGCGCCAAAAGACCTCGCGCCGCGCCAAAGACGATTTTCCCAAATCCTTCGGCCATTCCCCCACCTCCTCGATGATTCGATCTCCGGCCGATTTTGCACTCCTCCCTTCAGGGGACGGCCTCACAAATCCTCCCGTTTGACCTCTCTTCTCGCATCCATAGCGGCCCGCAGAGTCACCCGATCGGCGAATCCGATGCTTCCCCCCACGGGAAGGCCGTAGGCCAGACGGGAAACGCGGATCGTCAGGGGACGGAGGGCTTCGAGGACGGCATAATAGGTCATATCACCCTCGATACGCGGGCTCGTGGCGAGGATCACCTCTTTGAACTTTCCCCTCTCGAGGCGCCCCGCCAAACGGCCCAGGGCCTCAGGAGGCAACTCCTCTCCGTCCAGAGGAGATATGCGACCGCCGAGGACGTGGTACAGCCCGTTATGAACGCCCGACTGTTCCAGGCTGATGAGGTCCTCGGCCGTCTCGACGACGCAAAGCGTCTCCCTTTCCCGCAGGGGATCGCGACAGACGGAGCAGGGATCGATGTCGGTCAGATTGCCGCACTCGGGACAGGGATGCAGACTCTCGCGAAGGGTCACAAGAGCTCGCGCCAACTCCCGAGTCCAGCTCTGAGGCTGTTGCAGCAGGTACAGAGCCATGCGGCGGGCGCTTTTCTCTCCCACTCCGGGGAAACGCCCCAGAAGGCCCGTCAGTTTCTCCAGGGGTTCGGGAAGGGACAAGGTCAGGGCCGCCTAAAAAAGGTTCGGCATGCCCAGGCCGCTCGTCAACTGTCCCATGCGATCGTTCGAAAGCTCGCGGGAAGCTCGAATCGCTTCGTTGACGGCGGCCAGAATCAGGTCCTCGAGCATCTCCACTTCCTTGGGGTCGACAACTTCCGGATCGACATGAACGGCGACGATATCTCCCTTGCCGTCGGCCACCGCCTTGACCATCCCGCCGCCGGCAAGTCCCTCGACGCGCTCCCTGGCCAGATCTTCCTGAACCCGCGCCATTTGGGCCTGCATTTTCTGGGCCTGCTTGAGAAGCTTATCCATTTTCATCGGTCCATACCTCCTGAAAGAACTAAAAGAATGGTCGAGCGGGTCAATGATGGTACGAGGTGCCGAGACGAATCATGACAGCCCGATACAGTTGCTCCGCGACGAAAAGCAGAGCCAACTCGTGGGTCAAGGTCATGGGCGAAAGAGAGAGCAGGGCATCGGCCCTGCGCCTGAGATCTTGCCCGACACCGTAGGCACCTCCCACGACGAAGACTATTTTCCCCGAAACGTCCTCCAGCCGACTATAGAACCATCGAGAAAAGGCGGGGCTGTCCATCATCGCCCCCCTTTCGTCGAGAAGAACGACGAAATCCCGCTCCCCAAGGGCCTTGAGAATCCGCCGCGTCGAGTCATCCCTGCTCGATGAGGCATTCAGTCCTTTCGTCTCGGGAAGCTGGACCCACTCAAGGGGGAGGTGGCGCTCGACGCGCTTGAGGTATTCCCTCACTCCCTGAACGACGAAAGGCTCCTTCAGCTTCCCCACAGAAAAGAGGGAAAGCTTCATGAGCTCTCCACTTTAGTGACCGCTTTCCGGAGAAGGTAGGGCTCCATCAAAAGCTTTTTCCCGCAGCCAAGACACTCGATCTCGACTTCAGCACCGAGACGAACGACTCGCCACTGGCGGCTTCCGCAGGGATGAGGTTTGCGGAGACGAAGGATCATTCCGGGCTCCAGGCGCTCTTCCATCAGCGTCAACGGAGAGTCACTCCCTCTCTGCTGCGGCCCAGGAGAGGACGACGTCCACGTCGCCCTCTCACGCCCGTCTCCCATAGAGCCCGAGACGGGTGGCGACGACGAGAGAGACGAAAAGAGGAAGATGACAGACACGGCTCCACCGCCAAGGCTCCTGAAGGGTCCGGTAGAGCCACTCCAGTCCGAGATCCTGCCAGATTCGAGGGGCCCGCCTGAGATTCCCCGAGAGGACATCGAAAGAGCCTCCCACCCCGACGAGTACGAGAGGGGCGAGGCGATCTCGGTTTCTGGCGATCCAGGCCTCCTGGCGAGGCACACCGAGCCCGACGAAAAGGATCCTTGCCCCGGACTCGACGATCGCCCGGACAAGAGCGTCTTCGTCCTCGGCTCCTCCATAGCCGTCCGCCGTTCCCCGAACATCAAGGCCGGGATAGCGGAAAGCCAGGCGTTTCGCTGCCTCGGCGGCCACGCCGGGCCTGCCCCCCATGAAGTAGAGAGGAAGAGCCTCGGCCGACGCCGATCGACAGAACTGCTCCAAAAAATCGATACCCGTGATGCGCTGTTGGACGGGGCATCCCAGGAAACGCAGTGCCCAGACGAGCCCACGCCCGTCGGGAAGGACCAGAGAGGCCCTGCTGATCCATTCTCGAAAATCCCCGTCACGGAGAGTGCGCAAGGCGGA
The DNA window shown above is from Aminithiophilus ramosus and carries:
- a CDS encoding PIN/TRAM domain-containing protein, encoding MAEGFGKIVFGAARGLLALLGGIAGYQVARWVVSEGWLPWTSMLHVLVLNGLCVLVLGGMGYLLTPYFIKSLGFIGLLFEHHLQFLSWQDLSVAILGLIVGLLVANLVALPFADLPAIGSYIAVLLNVVLGYIGIRLFLKRREEIQGMWSTIGGLKERIRLRGPRQVQVGRGEEVVGGGRCNLKILDTSVLIDGRILDVAQTGFLEGSLVLPRFVLLELQSVADSSDSVRRSRGRRGLDVVNSLQKIENVQVEIVEIPLRQLQVESVDEGLIALARQIGGKVMTTDYNLNKLAQIDGVDVLNVNDLSNALKPMLLPGETVIVDLIREGKEPLQGVGYLDDGTMIVVEEGRSHIGRRVDVTVTSMLQTSAGRMVFGRIRREVPK
- a CDS encoding YbaB/EbfC family nucleoid-associated protein, with protein sequence MKMDKLLKQAQKMQAQMARVQEDLARERVEGLAGGGMVKAVADGKGDIVAVHVDPEVVDPKEVEMLEDLILAAVNEAIRASRELSNDRMGQLTSGLGMPNLF
- a CDS encoding 23S rRNA (pseudouridine(1915)-N(3))-methyltransferase RlmH → MGKLKEPFVVQGVREYLKRVERHLPLEWVQLPETKGLNASSSRDDSTRRILKALGERDFVVLLDERGAMMDSPAFSRWFYSRLEDVSGKIVFVVGGAYGVGQDLRRRADALLSLSPMTLTHELALLFVAEQLYRAVMIRLGTSYHH
- a CDS encoding DUF951 domain-containing protein, yielding MEERLEPGMILRLRKPHPCGSRQWRVVRLGAEVEIECLGCGKKLLMEPYLLRKAVTKVESS
- the recR gene encoding recombination mediator RecR, yielding MSLPEPLEKLTGLLGRFPGVGEKSARRMALYLLQQPQSWTRELARALVTLRESLHPCPECGNLTDIDPCSVCRDPLRERETLCVVETAEDLISLEQSGVHNGLYHVLGGRISPLDGEELPPEALGRLAGRLERGKFKEVILATSPRIEGDMTYYAVLEALRPLTIRVSRLAYGLPVGGSIGFADRVTLRAAMDARREVKREDL